AGCTAGGTACACCCGAGCCGATTGCAGGCGCAGCGGACGGATGAGGTTGCTTGGCAGGTTGTAGCCCAGTGTTGCGGTTTTCAGGCGCAGGTACGAGCCATCTTCCAGCCAGCGGTCCGATACACGGCGGTTGTTGTTCGGGTCACCCCAGGCCGCACGCGGCATCGAAGTGCTGGGGTTGTCGGGCGTCCAACGGTCGCGCACCGAGCCCAACTGGCCAAACTGGCCGTTCATGCCTTCACCGAACGCACGCGTGTTGTTGTAAATCTCGTTGCCCTGCGTAAACTGGAAGAAGAAGCTCAAGTCGATGCCTTTCCAGTTCAGGGTGTTGGTGATACCGCCGAAGAAGTTAGGCTGAGCCGAACCAATGATCTTCTGGTCGGCAGCGGTGATAACGCCGTCGTTGTTCAGGTCGCGGAAGCGAATGTCGCCGGGGCGGGGAGTGGTTGCCGCGCTGGTGCCCTGGTACAATGCCGTAGCGCTGCCGGTACGGGCTCGTGCGTTGGCAATGTCGGTATCAATCTCGCCCTGGTTCTGGTAAACGCGGTCTACTACATAGCCATAGAAGCTACCCAGCGGCTGACCAACCTCTACGCGGCTGGCGAAGCCGGCCAGGAAGGGAGCGTTGTTAACCAGACGGGTTACCTTGTTGCGAATGATCGAAACGTTCAGGTTGGTCGTCCAGCTGAAGTTGTCCGTTTTCACGTTCTGCGTGGTCAGGTCAAATTCGAGACCCCGGTTGCGCAGGTCACCGATGTTCTGGGTAACACTGCCGAAGCCCGAAGTGAGCGGCAGCTGGCGGTTGAGCAGCAGGTCCTTAGATTTACGGTCGAAGGCATTTACCGATAGCGAAATCCGGTTTTCGAGCACACCTACGTCGACACCCGCGCTGATTTCACCCGTTTGCTCCCAACCCAGGTCGCTTACACCGAGCTGCGTGGGCGCAAAGCCGGAGATGCCGTTGTAGTTGGCCAAGTTGCCCGCACCAACACCAAATAGGTTGCGCGAAGCGAAGTTGCCAATTTCGAAGTTACCCACTACGCCGTAACCACCGCGCAGCTTCAGTTCGCTGATAACGGGGTTACCCTTCAGGAAACCTTCTTCCGACACACGCCAAGCTGCCGAAGCCGCCGGGAACCAGCCGTACTTGTTTTCGGCGCCGAAGCGCGAAGAACCGTCGCGACGCAGCGAAGCCGAGAGAATATACTTACCCTGGTAGTTGTAGTTGGCACGCCCAAAGTAGGAGAGCAACGTCCAGAGAGTTTCGTCGGAAGACGCATCCGTTTTCACCGAGCCAGCCGATGCCTGACGGATTTTGTTCGTGGCAAAGCCCGATACCGACGTAATGATGCCGTTCTGCACCGAGCGCTGGGCGCTCTGGCCTAACAGCAAGGTCAGCGAGTGGTCGCCAAAAGCCTTGTCGTAGGTCAGGGTGTTTTCGTTAATCCAACCCACATCGTAGCGCGAGTTGAAGTTAGCCGAGCCGTTGCTACCTACGGCCTGCAAGGCCGTGCTCGGAATGTACACGTCCTCTTTAAGGTTGAGGTAGTCGCCGCCCAAGGAGGTGCGGAAGCGCAACGAAGGAATAATCTGGTAATCGGCGTAAATGTTACCGATTGCACGGTTATTCCGAGCCAAGAAAGTCGGCAGCGTGGCCGCGGCAATCGGGTTTTCAACCGACGAGAACGGGTCGCGGCCGAAGGTGCCATCGGCATTGCGTACGGGGAACTGCGAGCCCAGCAGCAGGGCCGTGCTCAATACTCCGTAAATATTGTTGTCGTTGTTGATTCGGTTGCTGAGCGAGCGGCTGCCCGTCAGGCTCATACCTAGGCGCAGCTTATCGGTAGCTTGGTGGTCGAGGTTGATGCGACCACTACCACGGCTAAAGCCAGAGCCTAAGATGATGCCTTCCTGATCGAAGTAGGTACCCGAAATCAGGAAGCGGGTTTTTGCGTCGCCGCCCGAAGCGGTCAGCGTGTAGTTCTGAATACGTGCATCCCGGAACACTTCATCCTGCCAGTTGGTGCTGGCACCCGTGAAGAGCTGCTGTGTAGCAGGGTTGGGGTTGGCAGTTACGTAGCGGGGCGTCAGGCCCACATTGGTACGTGCCTCGTTGATAAGATTCTGCGACTCTTCCCCGTTCAGTACGTCGAGACGACGCCAGGTTTGCTGTACACCTGCGTAGGCGTCGAGCGTAATTTTGGTTCGGCCGGCTTGGCCACGCTTGGTCGTGATCAGCACTACGCCGTTGGCCGCACGCGAACCGTAGATAGCTGCCGCCGATGCATCCTTCAGGATTTCGATCGAGGCAATATCGTTCGGGTTCAAGTCCGAAATGGCATTGAGTTGCTGGTTGCCAACGCCCACGTTCGAATAGCTACCGATATTAATCGGTACACCATCCACTACGTACAGTGGGTCGCTGCTGGCCGAAATAGAGTTGTTGCCGCGGATACGCACCGTAACACCACCGCCCGGAGTACCCGAGTTGGCGTTTACCTGCACACCCGACGCACGGCCCTGCAGCACCTGCTCTACGCTGGCAACAGGTTGGGTTTCGAACTGCTTAGAATCTACCTGCGATACCGCACCCGTAACGAGGGTTTTGGACTGCTCGCCGTAGCCTACTACCACAATTTCGCTAAGGGTTTTGGCGTCCGGTGCCATCCCAACGTTGATCTGGGTATCGGTGCCGATCGGTCTCTCGAGTGCTATGTAGCCAACCGAGCTTACTTGTAAGGTCCCGCCTTCCCCGGATACACTCAGAGTGAAAGTACCATCGGAGTTTGTGGAGACACCATTGGTAGTGCCCTTTACAAGTACCGTAGCTCCAGGCAACCCTTCGCCAGTGGTACGGTCGGTTACCCGACCAGAGATCTGTCGGGTTTGAGCATCCACATGGTGAGCAAGGGCTACCAATGGTACTAAACCCAGTAAAAATTTGTTCATGCGGTTAGAAGTGAGTGAAGTGACAACCGATTTCCAATTTATGCAGGTAAAAGGATTTTACCTAGCAAGTACCAATGCTAAAAAAACGCGATTCCGAAAATTTGGCAAGCGCATGCTCAATTATTGCCAATCTGGCAATCCAGGATTCGCCAGCTCATATGCCCCCTGCACGATGCACTCCTCGAAGCATGCTCCTTGAAACTTGCCTATAAGAATAGCAGATAATCACAGCACAAGCAAATTCGCTTTTCCTTTTTTTAAGATATGGACTTATTTGCTGTATATACATATAACTATTATAAGTGCCGACCAGCTTAAAACCTAAATATTGAACTATTGTAATAATGACTTGCTCTTTCATTCCATGCCCATCCGCAAAACAAAAGCCCCGCCTGAGTTCAGGCGGGGCTTTTGTTTTGCGGATGACCTAGCTATTGATTAGTAGCCCGGGTTCTGTTGTGCAGCCAGTACAGGGTTGTTAGCCACTTCGATGGCCGGAATCGGCCACAGGAAGCGGTAGTCGCTGTACGGGATGGCGCTTACCGAGGGGGTTAGTGCCGGCGACGTGCCGCAAGCGTAGTTGGCAACTACCGACTGCGCGTTACCAGCCTTGGCCGGAATGCCACCAGTAGCACGGGGGCTAAACGAGGTGGGCGACAAGCGGTGGATATCATCCCAGCGGAAACCTTCAGCCAGCAGCTCGATGCGGCGCTCGTTGAGGATGGCCTGCACCAAAGCATCACCGGTGAGGGTAACAGGGTACAGGTCGGCTGCCTGCACGGCGCGGCCGCGTACGGCGTTCAGCAGGGCCACGGCGCGGACGCTGTTGCCCAGACGAGCCTCGGCTTCGGCTTGGTTCAGCAGTACTTCGGCGTAGCGGCTGATGGGGGCAAAGTCGGTGTTGGTGGCAGCGTCCTTGTACTTAAAGCTGTGGTAGCGGGCAGGCGTAGCATTATTGGGTTGCAGCAACTGCGTGCGGCGCAGGTCGTTGCAGGGCCAGAAGCTGGCGTTAAACAGAATCGGGCTGATAGCAATCAGACCACGACCCTGAACACCAACAGGTGCGGTAGCCGGCGAACCAAAGAAGTTGGGCAGCGCGCCGTTTACGCCGGGGTTGTCGTCGGAGCTGTTCTCGATCGAGAAGATGTTCTCGGCCGTAACGCTCGTACCACCCGGGAAAGCGGCCTGCGGCGTGGCCTGCAGTTGGTAGCCACCTAGGGGGCTGCTGAAGCCGCCGGGAGCTGCGGTGCTCACGGCAACCAGCTTATCGCCTTCGGCTTTGGCGGCAGCCCAGTTTTGCTGGTGCTGGCGCAGGCGCTGCTTCAGGGCAATGGCGGCACCCTTGGTAACGCGCGTAACGCGCAGGTTGCCCGTGCGGGTGGTGGGCAGGCTCTGCTCGGCAAAGTCGAGGTCGGCCAGCATGCCGGTGTATACTTCGGCTACCGTATTGCGGCCGGCTGTTTTGGCGCGCTCCAGGGTAGCGGAGGTATTCACGGCGAAGTCGCGGTACGGTACACCGAGGCTGCTGCCGTTGTTATCGGAGAACGGACGCGCAAAGTGCAGCAGCAGCTCGTGGTAGGCCAGGGCGCGCAGGTAGCGGCACTCGCCTTCGTACGCCGCTGCTGTGGCCTGGTCGATGGTGCCGCGCTGCTGAGCTGCGCGTACGCCTTCGATTACCACGTTGCACTGGTTGATGAGCGCATACAGGTTCGACCACATGCCCACCACGTTGGGGCTGGAGGGAGTTTGCACGTTGGAGTACACGATGCCGAAGAAGCCGGCCATGTCTACCACGTCCTCGCCGCGTACATCGCCGAACTCGGTGGCAGCCGAGCCAAACGGATAGCCGCGGGTTTGCAGCGCGCCGCCGTTGAGGGGGTCGTAAAAGCCCGACTGTGCAGCGTTGTACACACCGGTTACGGCCAGGGCAATGCGCTCAGGCGTTGTAAAAGCAGCCGATTCGGTGATGGCGTCCTTCGGCTCTAGGTCGGTTACGTCGCAAGAGCTCATGCCCAGCGACAGGAAAGCTGCCAAGGCCATAGCCCGCAGGCTTAACGGCGCGAAGCGAAACAGTACGTTATTCATGAATTCGGAGTCAGACGGGATTAGAAGCTTACGTTGAGGCCCGTGGTGAACACGCGCTGCTGCGGATTGCTGTTGTTATCAATGCCAAACTGCGTGTTCTGCTGCAGGTTGCTATTGCCCGAAGAGTTAACCTCGGGGTCAACACCTTTGTACTTCGTGAACGTGAAGGCGTTCTGCACTTGGCCGTACACGCGGATGCGGCTCAGGCCCGTGAAGCCCAGCAGATTCTGCGGCAGGGTGTAGCCCAACGAAATGTTCTGGATGCGTACAAAATCCCCGTCCTCAACAAAGCGCGAAACGGCCGAGTTGTTTAGGTTGATGAAGTCGGAGTTGTTGTAGCGCTGCTTCGGCACGTTGGTTTGCTGGCCAGGGGTGGTCCAGCGGTCCAGAATCTCAGTGCCGTTGTTCAGGAACTCCTGGCGCAGCAGTTGCTGGCGCGTTACGTTCATGATTTTGTTGCCGCCCGAGAAGCGTACGAACACCGAGGCGTCGAAGCCCTTAAACGTAAACGAGTTGGTGATACCGCCAAACCACGTGGGGTTGGGGTTGCCCAGGATCTTGCGGTCGACGTTGGCCTGCAGCGGCGTAACCGCCTGACCTAGGGCCGCGCCGGGGTTGGCGGGGTCGTAGGCGTAGTACGAGTTGTTATCGACGTTGGCCTGCACCAGCGAACCGTCGCCTTTGCGGTAGATGGGATAACCGTTGGCCGAGTTTACACCCTGGAAGTCGTAGCCGTACAAGGCGCCGATTACTTCGCCTACCCGCGTGATGTTGTAGGTGGCTAGGATGTCGCCGCTGCCGCCAAGCGACTTAACAATCGCCTTGTTGGTGGCGAAGTTAAAGTTAGTCGTCCAGGTGAAGGCCTCGTTCTGGATGTTCTGCGAGTTGAAGGTGAATTCGAAGCCTTTGCTTTCGAGGTCACCCACGTTGGCGCGGTACGAGTAGTTGGGAATACCCAGCGAAACGGCTACTGGCACGCTCAGAATCAGGTCGCTGTTGTCGTTGATGTAGTAATCAGCGCCAACGGTGATGCGGTTGTCTAGGAAGCCAAGGTCCACACCGATGTCCTTCTTCTTCGACTGCTCCCACTTCAGCTGGTCGTTGCCGAACTGGCCGTCGCGGTTGTAGCCGATACCGTTCTGGCTACCGTATTTGCCGGGGCCGAACAAGCTGGCGTAGGCAAAGGCACCGAAGTCGACGTTACCCACTACGGCGTAGCTGGCGCGGGCTTTAAAATCGGAGATGAAGCCGAGGTTCAGGTTCTTGAAAAACGGCTCTTCCGAAATACGCCAGCCCACCGAACCGCCGGGGAACAAGCCGTAGCGGTTGGCTTCGGGCAGGTCCGAAATGCCGTCGTAACGCAGCGAAGCACTGAACAGGTAACGGTCCTTGAAGCCGTAGTTCAGGCGGCCGAATACGGAGCTAAAGCCGCGCTCCACGTAGCCGCCGCCAACGGTTGGCGTAGCAAACGTGTTAGAAATAAGGCTGTTCGGGCCGAAGAAGCGGTCCGACAGGCCCGTGGCTTGCGACCAGAAGAATTGCGCTTTGGTTTTCTGCAGCTCCGAGCCAACCACTACGCCCAATTTGTGCTGATCAGCTATCAGCTTGTCGTAGTTGATGGTATTCTGCCAGTTCCAGCGCGTGGTGGGCGAGGACTGCTGGTAGATAATACCGTTCGGGCCGCGGCCGTCGCCGTGGCGCGGGTCGTTGTACTGAAAGTCGTCGTTCAGGAAAACGTCGGTGCCCAGCTGGCTGCGTAGGCGCAGGCCTTTCAGGGGCTCGGCTTCCAGGTAGGTGTTGCCCAGAACGCGGTAGTTGGTAGCCCGGTAAACGTTATTCTCCAGCGGGAAAATAATGTTGGGGTAGTTGAAGGCAATGCCGAGGGTGTTGTTGCCTTGGCCGACTACCGCCGGGTTGGAGGTGCTGATGTAAGGCGTGCCATCGGGGTTGCGGGCCGGCACGTTCGGGAACAGCGACAGCGCGTTGGTAACGTTGCCCGACAGGCCGTTCACGCTCGTGTTCAAACCATCGGTGTTGGTGCGCGTCAGGCCTAGGTTCATGCCCACACGCAGCCACTTCAGCACCTCCTGATCGAGGTTGGTACGGAAGGTGATGCGCTGCAGCGAGTTGGCCTTAATAACGGCGTTCTGGTCGGTGTAGCCAGCCGAGAAGAAGTAGTTGGTTTTCTCGGTAGCGCCGCTTACCGACAGCGCGTGGTTTTGCTGGAAGCCGGTGCGGAAAATCTCGTCCTGCCAATCGGTGCTCACGCGCTGCCCATCCTGCTCGAAGGGGAAGGCTTGGGCGGGAGAGTTGTTGTTGCGCAGGCGTTCGTTGTTAATCTCAATGAACTGATCGGCGTTCAGCACTTCGTAACGCTTCACCGTTTGGGCCCAGCCAAACCAGTTGTCGTAGCTAACCTTGGCTTTGCCCAGGCGGCCGCGCTTCGTCGTGATAAGGATAACGCCGTTGGCACCACGCGAACCGTAGATAGCCGTTGCCGAACCGTCTTTCAGTACCTCGTACGACTCGATGTCGGAGGGGTTGATGTCGGCCAGCGGGTTGTTCTGTACTACGCCCGATTGGTTGCCCGTAATAATCGGCACGCCATCCACTACCACTAGCGGCTGCGCACCGGAGGTAATAGTGTTGGTACCGCGAATACGGATACGCGGGGTGGCACCCAACAAGCCCGAGGGCACAGTAGCCTGCACACCAGCGGCGCGGCCAGCCAGTTGCTGATCGAAGCTGGGCGTGGGGAGGTTGGCAATTTCTTCGCCTTTAACCGAGGCGATAGAGCCGGTTACGTCGCGACGCTCCTGCGTGCCGTAGCCAGTTACCACTACTTCGCTTAGCTGCTTGTTGTCAGCTGCCAAACCGATGTTTACCTGGTTTTCGGAACCTAGGGCGCGCTCAATAGAAACGTACCCAACAGAGCTGATTACTAAGGTACCGCCAGCGGCAGGCGCACTCAGGGTAAAAGTACCGTCGGAGTTCGTCGATACGCCCGTGGTGGTGCCTTTCAGCAATACTGTTGCCCCAGGAATACCTTCACCGGTAGCCCGGTCAGTTATGCGGCCTGAAACGGACCTGTCTTGGGCTACCGACTGGTGCGCAAAAGCCACCAGGGGTATTAGTCCCAGTAAAAGTTTGTTCATGCGGTTATTAAATAGTGAGTGAGATGGTGCTGAACCGATCAAGCTCAGCAAATGGTGCGAAAAGATAGCGAAGGAAATTCTTGGGCAAGTGCTTTAATCGTTTTTTAAGCCAATCAGGGCCTTTCGGGCGCTATTGTCCAAACAATCAGTTTTATAACTAAATAGAGGTGTTAGAATAAAAAGGGGCCGCGGTAGCAGCGTTGCAAAGCCTTGAAATTTGCACTGTATGCATTGTTGTTATCATTATTATGTAAATATTGTTTTTTATATGTAATTGTACATTGTTGGAATAATTTAAACCTGTGTTGTATAAGTGAGTGAAATAATGATACCTTATCCTGTTCACTCACCAAATCATCCTAAGAAGAGTGCGTATGAAAACACTGTTAGCTGTTACACCGCTGGCAATGGTTGCCCTTGTGGAGCCTGCGCTAGCACAAAACCGGGAGATTAGCGGCAGGGTTACCGATGCAGCCACCGGGCAGGGCCTGCCCGGCGTCACGGTTCTGGTTAAGGGAACCACCACCGGAGCCTCCACGGGCGCCGATGGCGCTTTCTCCATTAGTGCTCCGGCATCGGCAACTACCCTCACGTTTAGCTTCGTGGGGTACAAGCCGGTTGAGCGCCCCATTGGCACTGCTACGTCCATCAGCGTAGCCATGGAAGCCCAAACCCGCCAGATTGATGAGGTAGTGGTAACGGGCCTGGCCACGAGCGTAAAACGCTCGAACCTGGCCAACGCCGTAACCACCATCAGCGCGAAGGAACTGGTGGGTAGCACGCGGCCGGTTACCGTGGATGCTGCCCTCAGCGGCAAGGTGGTAGGGGCCAACATTGCCCAAACCAGCGGGGCACCCGGTGGGGGCTTATCGGTGCAGCTGCGGGGCATTTCTACCATCAACGGCTCGTCGCAACCACTCTATATTATAGATGGAGTGTACGCTGTAAGCCAGGAGGTAGGCAACGGTGCCGGCTCGGCGGCGTTTTCGTCGGCTTCGGCCGGTACAGGGCGCACCACCCAGGATAACGGCATTAACCGCCTGGCCGACCTTAACCCCAACGACATCGAGTCGATTGAGATTTTGAAGGGGCCGAGCGCCGCCGCCATCTACGGTACGCGTGCCAACGCGGGCGTGGTAATTATCAAAACCAAGCGCGGGGCGGCGGGCCAAACCCGCGTGAGCTTCTCGCAGGACATCGGCTTTGCGCGGGCCTGGCGCCTGTTGGGCAAGGAGGACTGGACGCCCGAGAAAATTGACCTGTTTTACACCGGCGCCCGCGCCGCCGAGGAAAAGCGCCTGCTGGCCGAAGCCCAACAGGCCGGGCGCATTGTCGATTATGAAAAGGAAGTGTTTGGCAACACGGCCTTTTTGCGCAACACCGGCCTGAGCGTTTCGGGCGGCAACGAGCGCACCAAGTTCTTCGTGTCGGGCTTTACCACCAACGAGGAAGGCATTGTAAAGCGCACCGGCTTTCAGCGCCACTCCATCCGGGCCAACATCGACCAGAAGATCGGCAACCGCATCGACCTAGGGGTTAGCTCCAACTACATCAACTCGCTCAACAAGCGCGGCTTTACCGGCAACGACAACCGTGGCATCAGCCTGGGCTACACGCTGGCGGGCGTGCCGAGCTACGCGCAGCTATTCCCGAACGCCAACGGCGAATTCCCCGACTCGCCCTACACCGGCGACAACCCGCTGGCCGTAGTGGAGCGCGCCATCAACGAGGAGGAAACCAACCGCTTTGTGCAAACCGCCACGGGCACGCTGCGCATCATCGACAACAACCGCACCTCGCTGCGGCTGGCGGTGCAGGGCGGCGTCGACTACGCC
The sequence above is drawn from the Hymenobacter sp. YIM 151858-1 genome and encodes:
- a CDS encoding SusC/RagA family TonB-linked outer membrane protein; this translates as MNKFLLGLVPLVALAHHVDAQTRQISGRVTDRTTGEGLPGATVLVKGTTNGVSTNSDGTFTLSVSGEGGTLQVSSVGYIALERPIGTDTQINVGMAPDAKTLSEIVVVGYGEQSKTLVTGAVSQVDSKQFETQPVASVEQVLQGRASGVQVNANSGTPGGGVTVRIRGNNSISASSDPLYVVDGVPINIGSYSNVGVGNQQLNAISDLNPNDIASIEILKDASAAAIYGSRAANGVVLITTKRGQAGRTKITLDAYAGVQQTWRRLDVLNGEESQNLINEARTNVGLTPRYVTANPNPATQQLFTGASTNWQDEVFRDARIQNYTLTASGGDAKTRFLISGTYFDQEGIILGSGFSRGSGRINLDHQATDKLRLGMSLTGSRSLSNRINNDNNIYGVLSTALLLGSQFPVRNADGTFGRDPFSSVENPIAAATLPTFLARNNRAIGNIYADYQIIPSLRFRTSLGGDYLNLKEDVYIPSTALQAVGSNGSANFNSRYDVGWINENTLTYDKAFGDHSLTLLLGQSAQRSVQNGIITSVSGFATNKIRQASAGSVKTDASSDETLWTLLSYFGRANYNYQGKYILSASLRRDGSSRFGAENKYGWFPAASAAWRVSEEGFLKGNPVISELKLRGGYGVVGNFEIGNFASRNLFGVGAGNLANYNGISGFAPTQLGVSDLGWEQTGEISAGVDVGVLENRISLSVNAFDRKSKDLLLNRQLPLTSGFGSVTQNIGDLRNRGLEFDLTTQNVKTDNFSWTTNLNVSIIRNKVTRLVNNAPFLAGFASRVEVGQPLGSFYGYVVDRVYQNQGEIDTDIANARARTGSATALYQGTSAATTPRPGDIRFRDLNNDGVITAADQKIIGSAQPNFFGGITNTLNWKGIDLSFFFQFTQGNEIYNNTRAFGEGMNGQFGQLGSVRDRWTPDNPSTSMPRAAWGDPNNNRRVSDRWLEDGSYLRLKTATLGYNLPSNLIRPLRLQSARVYLAGQNLLTFTKYSGLEPEVNTFSGTNTSLGTDFLTFPQARVYQVGVNIGL
- a CDS encoding RagB/SusD family nutrient uptake outer membrane protein produces the protein MNNVLFRFAPLSLRAMALAAFLSLGMSSCDVTDLEPKDAITESAAFTTPERIALAVTGVYNAAQSGFYDPLNGGALQTRGYPFGSAATEFGDVRGEDVVDMAGFFGIVYSNVQTPSSPNVVGMWSNLYALINQCNVVIEGVRAAQQRGTIDQATAAAYEGECRYLRALAYHELLLHFARPFSDNNGSSLGVPYRDFAVNTSATLERAKTAGRNTVAEVYTGMLADLDFAEQSLPTTRTGNLRVTRVTKGAAIALKQRLRQHQQNWAAAKAEGDKLVAVSTAAPGGFSSPLGGYQLQATPQAAFPGGTSVTAENIFSIENSSDDNPGVNGALPNFFGSPATAPVGVQGRGLIAISPILFNASFWPCNDLRRTQLLQPNNATPARYHSFKYKDAATNTDFAPISRYAEVLLNQAEAEARLGNSVRAVALLNAVRGRAVQAADLYPVTLTGDALVQAILNERRIELLAEGFRWDDIHRLSPTSFSPRATGGIPAKAGNAQSVVANYACGTSPALTPSVSAIPYSDYRFLWPIPAIEVANNPVLAAQQNPGY
- a CDS encoding SusC/RagA family TonB-linked outer membrane protein, whose translation is MNKLLLGLIPLVAFAHQSVAQDRSVSGRITDRATGEGIPGATVLLKGTTTGVSTNSDGTFTLSAPAAGGTLVISSVGYVSIERALGSENQVNIGLAADNKQLSEVVVTGYGTQERRDVTGSIASVKGEEIANLPTPSFDQQLAGRAAGVQATVPSGLLGATPRIRIRGTNTITSGAQPLVVVDGVPIITGNQSGVVQNNPLADINPSDIESYEVLKDGSATAIYGSRGANGVILITTKRGRLGKAKVSYDNWFGWAQTVKRYEVLNADQFIEINNERLRNNNSPAQAFPFEQDGQRVSTDWQDEIFRTGFQQNHALSVSGATEKTNYFFSAGYTDQNAVIKANSLQRITFRTNLDQEVLKWLRVGMNLGLTRTNTDGLNTSVNGLSGNVTNALSLFPNVPARNPDGTPYISTSNPAVVGQGNNTLGIAFNYPNIIFPLENNVYRATNYRVLGNTYLEAEPLKGLRLRSQLGTDVFLNDDFQYNDPRHGDGRGPNGIIYQQSSPTTRWNWQNTINYDKLIADQHKLGVVVGSELQKTKAQFFWSQATGLSDRFFGPNSLISNTFATPTVGGGYVERGFSSVFGRLNYGFKDRYLFSASLRYDGISDLPEANRYGLFPGGSVGWRISEEPFFKNLNLGFISDFKARASYAVVGNVDFGAFAYASLFGPGKYGSQNGIGYNRDGQFGNDQLKWEQSKKKDIGVDLGFLDNRITVGADYYINDNSDLILSVPVAVSLGIPNYSYRANVGDLESKGFEFTFNSQNIQNEAFTWTTNFNFATNKAIVKSLGGSGDILATYNITRVGEVIGALYGYDFQGVNSANGYPIYRKGDGSLVQANVDNNSYYAYDPANPGAALGQAVTPLQANVDRKILGNPNPTWFGGITNSFTFKGFDASVFVRFSGGNKIMNVTRQQLLRQEFLNNGTEILDRWTTPGQQTNVPKQRYNNSDFINLNNSAVSRFVEDGDFVRIQNISLGYTLPQNLLGFTGLSRIRVYGQVQNAFTFTKYKGVDPEVNSSGNSNLQQNTQFGIDNNSNPQQRVFTTGLNVSF